A genomic region of Methanothermobacter thermautotrophicus str. Delta H contains the following coding sequences:
- a CDS encoding tetratricopeptide repeat protein gives MQGKTLQKLGKHKEALKCYEKALKIDPEYKKAKKALKELTIQKKSTINPNPRIKTSTQQE, from the coding sequence ATGCAAGGAAAAACACTACAAAAACTCGGCAAACACAAAGAAGCACTAAAATGCTATGAAAAAGCCCTGAAAATAGACCCAGAATACAAAAAAGCCAAAAAAGCCCTGAAAGAACTCACCATCCAAAAAAAATCAACCATAAACCCAAATCCCAGGATCAAAACCTCCACACAACAGGAATAG
- a CDS encoding tetratricopeptide repeat protein, whose product MGWLGEGSVLIYLKKYKKALKCFEKAIELNPKNYRAWGTKGITLHNLKIYEEALKCYDKVLQLNPQDDKAWNNKGLVFNELGRYDESLECYEKALQINPKLAEAWNNKGVVLSELGRYEEALECYEKALEIDPEDDKTWNNKGLVLEELGKYKDALECFQKALEINPEFADAWKWKGIILEDLKKPEESLKCYKKALKLNPPKQNTMVHARKNTTKTRQTQRSTKML is encoded by the coding sequence ATTGGATGGCTAGGGGAAGGCTCCGTTCTAATTTACCTTAAAAAATACAAAAAGGCACTAAAATGTTTCGAAAAAGCCATAGAGCTAAATCCAAAAAATTATAGAGCTTGGGGAACTAAAGGAATAACATTACATAACCTTAAGATATATGAAGAAGCATTAAAATGTTATGACAAAGTTCTCCAATTAAATCCACAAGATGATAAAGCTTGGAACAACAAAGGACTAGTTTTCAATGAACTTGGGAGATATGATGAGTCACTAGAATGCTATGAAAAAGCATTACAGATAAACCCCAAACTTGCAGAAGCATGGAACAACAAAGGAGTAGTCCTCAGTGAACTTGGGAGATATGAGGAGGCACTAGAATGCTATGAAAAAGCCCTGGAAATAGATCCAGAAGACGACAAAACATGGAACAACAAAGGACTAGTCCTCGAAGAACTTGGAAAATATAAGGATGCGCTGGAATGCTTTCAAAAAGCCCTTGAAATAAACCCCGAATTCGCCGATGCATGGAAATGGAAAGGCATAATCCTAGAAGACCTCAAAAAACCAGAGGAATCCCTGAAATGCTACAAGAAAGCCCTCAAACTAAACCCCCCAAAACAAAACACTATGGTACATGCAAGGAAAAACACTACAAAAACTCGGCAAACACAAAGAAGCACTAAAATGCTATGA